Proteins encoded in a region of the Prochlorothrix hollandica PCC 9006 = CALU 1027 genome:
- the folD gene encoding bifunctional methylenetetrahydrofolate dehydrogenase/methenyltetrahydrofolate cyclohydrolase FolD, giving the protein MNPKTPVAPAQILDGKALAAKVRQALGDRVQQIQGPGVRPPGLAVVMVGDNPASAVYVRNKENACAKVGIASFGQTLPATATQAEVAALIDALNRDDRVDGILVQLPLPPHLDAVALIQSIDPAKDADGLHPLNLGKLLRGEPGLRSCTPAGVMALLAEYGLEGNGKEAVVVGRSMLVGKPLALMLLEANATVTVAHSRTPDLGAVIRRADIVVAAVGVPQLITAEMVKPGAIVVDVGINRVLLPEGGSALVGDVDFASVAAVAGWITPVPGGVGPMTVAMLLQNTVWSYGQRLGSGSLW; this is encoded by the coding sequence ATGAACCCAAAGACCCCTGTTGCCCCTGCCCAAATCCTTGATGGTAAAGCTCTGGCGGCTAAGGTGCGCCAAGCCCTTGGCGATCGTGTTCAACAGATCCAAGGCCCAGGGGTGCGTCCCCCCGGCTTAGCGGTGGTGATGGTGGGGGATAACCCTGCCAGTGCGGTGTATGTGCGCAACAAAGAAAACGCCTGTGCCAAGGTGGGTATCGCCTCCTTTGGCCAAACCTTACCTGCCACCGCGACCCAGGCAGAGGTGGCGGCCCTGATTGATGCCCTGAACCGGGACGATCGGGTGGATGGCATTTTGGTCCAACTGCCCTTGCCCCCCCACTTGGACGCGGTGGCCCTGATCCAGAGCATTGATCCCGCCAAGGATGCCGATGGTCTCCATCCCCTCAATCTGGGGAAGCTGCTCCGGGGAGAACCGGGGCTGCGCAGTTGTACCCCGGCGGGGGTGATGGCCCTGTTGGCGGAGTATGGTTTGGAGGGCAACGGTAAAGAGGCGGTGGTGGTGGGCCGCAGTATGTTGGTGGGCAAGCCCCTGGCCCTGATGTTGTTGGAAGCCAATGCGACGGTGACCGTGGCCCACTCCCGCACCCCTGATCTGGGGGCTGTGATCCGGCGGGCGGATATTGTGGTGGCGGCGGTGGGGGTGCCCCAATTGATTACGGCGGAGATGGTGAAGCCCGGTGCGATCGTGGTGGATGTGGGCATTAACCGGGTGCTGTTGCCGGAGGGGGGCAGTGCCCTGGTGGGGGATGTGGATTTTGCCTCTGTGGCGGCGGTGGCCGGCTGGATCACTCCGGTACCGGGGGGGGTGGGTCCGATGACGGTGGCGATGTTGCTGCAAAATACGGTGTGGAG